The proteins below are encoded in one region of Anguilla anguilla isolate fAngAng1 chromosome 3, fAngAng1.pri, whole genome shotgun sequence:
- the timmdc1 gene encoding complex I assembly factor TIMMDC1, mitochondrial, whose amino-acid sequence MRSAQPPECLPQDGRVDQSPHSMLGRLISLTVPLVHAAESANPDTTPAPTPLPSIVGKPELAETGWDRIRELFDRSEMQQYPEEVTNVVKSGLMAAVVGMCYGGIPAARYARQRFIEQSQAEVYHSRVDAVRSAHNAAIRGFVRFGWRWSWRVAAFVTLFNTVSTGMTVYRDKHALSHYAAAGAITGGVFRLNLGLGAVLAGTTIGAFLGLPAGALIMAMQKLTGETIQERRRRERRELYELKMEEWNARLQVTEGLIGEMVATGQNQEFESDLQKIEELLSLPRNEGVVRDSDSQ is encoded by the exons ATGCGGTCCGCACAGCCACCAGAATGCTTGCCCCAAGATGGCAGAGTGGATCAGAGCCCgcacagcatgctgggaaggctcatctctctcactgtccccctGGTCCACGCTGCTGAGAGCGCCAACCCCGACACCACCCCAGcacccacacccctcccctcgaTTGTGGGGAAGCCAGAGCTTGCGGAAACAGGCTGGGACCGCATCCGAGAACTGTTCGATAGAAG TGAGATGCAACAGTACCCGGAGGAGGTCACTAATGTCGTGAAGAGCGGGCTGATGGCGGCAGTGGTGGGCATGTGCTACGGGGGAATACCCGCGGCTCGCTATGCCAGGCAGAGGTTCATTGAGCAGAGCCAGGCGGAGGTGTACCACAGCCGCGTCGACgcagtg AGGTCGGCTCATAATGCTGCGATCCGAGGGTTTGTGCGGTTTggctggaggtggagctggagggtgGCGGCCTTCGTCACTTTGTTCAA CACTGTGAGCACAGGAATGACTGTGTACAGAGACAAGCACGCTCTCAGCCACTATGCAGCTGCTGGGG CCATCACGGGGGGCGTGTTCAGGCTGAACCTGGGGCTTGGAGCTGTGCTCGCGGGGACGACCATCGGAGCGTTCCTGGG GTTGCCAGCGGGGGCCCTGATCATGGCCATGCAGAAGCTGACGGGAGAGACCATtcaagagagaaggaggagggaacGTAGAGAACTCTACGAGCTGAAGATGGAAGAATG GAATGCCCGTCTGCAGGTGACAGAGGGGCTCATTGGTGAGATGGTCGCCACCGGGCAGAACCAGGAGTTTGAGTCTGACCTGCAGAAGATCGAGGAGCTGTTGAGTTTGCCCAGGAACGAGGGCGTGGTCAGGGACTCAGACAGCCAGTGA
- the poglut1 gene encoding protein O-glucosyltransferase 1 isoform X2: protein MGDTVRRGIGTHYQVIEHKLYREQSCMFPARCSGVEHFILQVIDRLPDVEMVINVRDYPQVPHWVQPVLPVFSFSKTPDYQDIMYPAWTFWEGGPAVWPIYPTGLGRWDLMRDDLKKSAAEWPWRMKESRGFFRGSRTSPERDPLVLLSREAPELVDAEYTKNQAWKSEKDTLGKPPAKEIPLVEHCRYKYLFNFRGVAASFRFKHLFLCGSLVFHVGEEWLEFFYPQLQPWVHYIPVKQDLSDLRELLQFVKENDDIAQEVARRGQDFILEHLRMEDVSCYWEKLLTDFSHLLKYQPKRRPGYSKITRKPEKWEL, encoded by the exons ATGGGTGACACGGTTCGGCGGGGCATAGGAACGCACTACCAGGTCATTGAGCACAAGCTGTACCGAGAGCAGAGCTGCATGTTCCCTGCACG GTGCAGTGGGGTGGAACACTTCATCCTGCAGGTGATCGACAGGTTGCCAGATGTAGAGATGGTGATTAACGTGAGGGACTACCCTCAGGTACCCCACTGGGTGCAGCCAGTGCTGCCAGTCTTCTCCTTTAGTAAG ACGCCTGATTACCAGGATATCATGTACCCCGCCTGGACGTTCTGGGAGGGGGGCCCGGCGGTGTGGCCCATATACCCCACGGGACTGGGCCGATGGGATCTGATGCGGGATGACCTGAAAAA GTCAGCAGCAGAGTGGCCATGGCGGATGAAGGAGTCCAGAGGATTCTTCAGAGGCTCCAG GACCAGCCCAGAGCGGGATCCTCTAGTCCTGCTATCCAGAGAGGCGCCAGAACTTGTGGATGCAGAGTACACCAAAAACCAGGCCTGGAAGTCTGAGAAG gacacgctCGGGAAGCCCCCCGCCAAAGAGATCCCGCTGGTGGAGCACTGCAGATACAA GTACCTATTTAACTTCCGGGGTGTAGCAGCCAGTTTCCGCTTCAAACACCTCTTCCTGTGTGGGTCACTGGTGTTCCACGTGGGGGAGGAATGGTTGGAGTTCTTTTACCCCCAGCTGCAGCCCTGGGTTCACTACATCCCTGTCAAGCAGGACCTGTCCGACCTCAG AGAACTGCTCCAgtttgtgaaagaaaatgacGACATTGCACAAGAAGTGGCCCGAAG GGGTCAGGATTTCATCCTGGAGCACTTGCGCATGGAGGACGTGTCGTGCTATTGGGAGAAGCTGCTGACCGATTTCAGCCATCTGCTGAAGTATCAACCCAAGAGGAGACCCGGTTACAGCAAGATCACCCGCAAGCCAGAGAAATGGGAACTGTGA
- the poglut1 gene encoding protein O-glucosyltransferase 1 isoform X1 — protein MEAFVWLRLLLPVLTLHFCGVSFSVAETGGRWEKYIDKITQATRTYRPCSPHNCSCHLRVLHNDLRTFRDGVSEEVMGDTVRRGIGTHYQVIEHKLYREQSCMFPARCSGVEHFILQVIDRLPDVEMVINVRDYPQVPHWVQPVLPVFSFSKTPDYQDIMYPAWTFWEGGPAVWPIYPTGLGRWDLMRDDLKKSAAEWPWRMKESRGFFRGSRTSPERDPLVLLSREAPELVDAEYTKNQAWKSEKDTLGKPPAKEIPLVEHCRYKYLFNFRGVAASFRFKHLFLCGSLVFHVGEEWLEFFYPQLQPWVHYIPVKQDLSDLRELLQFVKENDDIAQEVARRGQDFILEHLRMEDVSCYWEKLLTDFSHLLKYQPKRRPGYSKITRKPEKWEL, from the exons ATGGAAGCGTTTGTATGGCTAAGGTTACTGTTGCCTGTTCTGACGCTACATTTTTGTGGGGTCAGTTTCAGCGTGGCGGAGACAG GCGGAAGGTGGGAAAAGTACATCGACAAGATCACGCAAGCCACGCGGACATACAGGCCTTGCAGCCCACACAACTGCAGCTGCCACCTCAG GGTCCTGCATAATGACTTGCGGACGTTTCGGGACGGGGTGTCGGAGGAGGTGATGGGTGACACGGTTCGGCGGGGCATAGGAACGCACTACCAGGTCATTGAGCACAAGCTGTACCGAGAGCAGAGCTGCATGTTCCCTGCACG GTGCAGTGGGGTGGAACACTTCATCCTGCAGGTGATCGACAGGTTGCCAGATGTAGAGATGGTGATTAACGTGAGGGACTACCCTCAGGTACCCCACTGGGTGCAGCCAGTGCTGCCAGTCTTCTCCTTTAGTAAG ACGCCTGATTACCAGGATATCATGTACCCCGCCTGGACGTTCTGGGAGGGGGGCCCGGCGGTGTGGCCCATATACCCCACGGGACTGGGCCGATGGGATCTGATGCGGGATGACCTGAAAAA GTCAGCAGCAGAGTGGCCATGGCGGATGAAGGAGTCCAGAGGATTCTTCAGAGGCTCCAG GACCAGCCCAGAGCGGGATCCTCTAGTCCTGCTATCCAGAGAGGCGCCAGAACTTGTGGATGCAGAGTACACCAAAAACCAGGCCTGGAAGTCTGAGAAG gacacgctCGGGAAGCCCCCCGCCAAAGAGATCCCGCTGGTGGAGCACTGCAGATACAA GTACCTATTTAACTTCCGGGGTGTAGCAGCCAGTTTCCGCTTCAAACACCTCTTCCTGTGTGGGTCACTGGTGTTCCACGTGGGGGAGGAATGGTTGGAGTTCTTTTACCCCCAGCTGCAGCCCTGGGTTCACTACATCCCTGTCAAGCAGGACCTGTCCGACCTCAG AGAACTGCTCCAgtttgtgaaagaaaatgacGACATTGCACAAGAAGTGGCCCGAAG GGGTCAGGATTTCATCCTGGAGCACTTGCGCATGGAGGACGTGTCGTGCTATTGGGAGAAGCTGCTGACCGATTTCAGCCATCTGCTGAAGTATCAACCCAAGAGGAGACCCGGTTACAGCAAGATCACCCGCAAGCCAGAGAAATGGGAACTGTGA
- the LOC118222593 gene encoding calsequestrin-2-like has product MKAPWLCVLPCLVPFLASLSLAEEGLEFPSFDGKERVININEKNYKKALKRYDMLCLFYHEPLGFDKELQKQYQMAQLVLELAAQVLEDKDIGFGMVDSQEDAKVAQKLGLEEEGSVYIFKNERVIEFDGELSADTLVEFLLDLLEDPVELISNALELRAFDRMEEETRLIGYFKGEDSEYFRAFQEAAEHFQPYIKFFGTFDKGVAKELTLKMNEVDFYEPFMDEPVTIPGKPHLEEDIVEFVKIHRRPTLRKLRAKDMFETWEDDMEGIHIVAFAEEEDPDGFEFLEILKEVARDNTHNPDLSIVWIDPDNFPLLTTYWEKTFKVDLFKPQIGVVNVTDADSVWLHMPDDEHLPSAEELEDWIEDVLSGKVNTEDDDNDIPVPVDDDDDDDDDIGDFDDDDEDEDDDDGNL; this is encoded by the exons ATGAAGGCCCCGTGgctctgtgttctgccctgcttggTCCCATTCTTAGCCTCTCTCAGCCTGGCTGAGGAGGGCCTGGAGTTCCCCAGCTTTGACGGAAAAGAACGGGTGATCAACATCAATGAGAAGAACTACAAGAAGGCCCTGAAGCGGTATGACATGCTGTGCCTTTTCTACCATGAGCCCCTTGGCTTCGACAAGGAGCTGCAGAAGCAGTATCAGATGGCCCAGCTGGTGCTGGAG CTGGCAGCCCAGGTCCTGGAGGACAAGGACATCGGGTTTGGGATGGTGGACTCTCAAGAGGACGCTAAGGTTGCCCAAAAACTGG gtctggaggaggagggcagtGTGTACATCTTCAAAAATGAGCGAGTCATTGAGTTTGATGGAGAGCTTTCTGCAGACACGCTGGTGGAGTTCCTGCTGGAT CTGCTGGAAGACCCCGTGGAGCTGATCAGCAATGCCTTGGAGCTGCGCGCCTTTGACCGCATGGAGGAGGAAACGAGGCTCATTGGCTACTTCAAGGGCGAGGATTCtgagt actTCAGAGCCTTTCAGGAGGCAGCTGAACACTTCCAGCCCTACATTAAGTTTTTTGGCACCTTTGATAAGGGG GTTGCTAAGGAGTTGACGCTGAAGATGAACGAGGTGGACTTCTATGAGCCCTTCATGGACGAACCCGTGACCATCCCTGGAAAGCCTCACTTAGAGGAAGACATTGTGGAGTTTGTCAAAATTCACAGAAG GCCAACACTGCGAAAGCTGCGAGCTAAAGATATGTTTGAGACCTGG GAAGATGACATGGAGGGAATCCACATCGTTGCTTTTGCTGAGGAGGAAGATCCTG ATGGTTTTGAGTTCCTTGAGATCTTGAAGGAGGTGGCGAGGGATAACACCCATAATCCAGATCTGAGCATCGTGTGGATCGACCCAGACAATTTCCCCCTG CTGACTACATACTGGGAAAAGACCTTCAAAGTGGACCTCTTCAAACCTCAGATTGGTGTGGTGAATGTCACAGAT GCGGACAGTGTGTGGCTGCACATGCCGGACGATGAACATCTCCCCAGTgcggaggagctggaggactgGATTGAGGACGTGCTGTCTGGAAAGGTCAACACGGAAGACGATGACAATGACATTCCAGTCCctgttgatgatgatgacgatgacgatgatgatatTGGTGATTTTGATGATGACGAtgaggatgaagatgatgatgatggtaattTATAA